A single window of Canis lupus familiaris isolate Mischka breed German Shepherd chromosome 7, alternate assembly UU_Cfam_GSD_1.0, whole genome shotgun sequence DNA harbors:
- the ZNF397 gene encoding zinc finger protein 397, with translation MAVESRAVSTLVPQNSQDQELILVKVEESLSWGQKFKQSGSIRSCQELFRQQFRKFCYQETPGPREALGRLQELCYQWLMPELHTKEQILELLVLEQFLSILPEELQIWVQQHSPKSGEEAVTLLEDLEREFDDPGQQQGPAVPWKDLTRLGTSQELTNIQLQPLKTQLKPWEPCLSPKSDCENSESATKDISGEKSQGLPQEPSSGGVSEHESNLEWQQESATGEKLRRSPSHGGSFSQVIFTHRSLGKRDHHEPQSGLILSANSITYQKVATEERPYRCDVCGHSFKQHSSLTQHQRIHTGEKPYKCNQCGKAFSLRSYLIIHQRIHSGEKAYECSECGKAFNQSSALIRHRKIHTGEKACKCNECGKAFSQSSYLIIHQRIHTGEKPYECNECGKTFSQSSKLIRHQRIHTGERPYECNECGKAFRQSSELITHQRIHSGEKPYECNECGKAFSLSSNLIRHQRIHSGEEPYQCNECGKTFKRSSALVQHQRIHSGDEAYICNECGKAFRHRSVLMRHQRVHTVK, from the exons ATGGCTGTGGAATCCAGAGCGGTTTCAACCTTGGTCCCTCAAAATTCTCAAGATCAAGAACTAATACTAGTGAAAGTAGAAGAAAGCCTTTCCTGGGGTCAGAAATTTAAGCAGAGCGGGAGTATCAGATCCTGCCAAGAATTGTTTCGCCAGCAATTCAGAAAGTTTTGCTACCAGGAGACACCTGGACCCCGGGAAGCTCTGGGCCGACTCCAGGAGCTTTGCTATCAGTGGCTCATGCCAGAGTTGCACACAAAGGAGCAGATCCTAGAACTGCTGGTGCTGGAGCAGTTTCTGAGCATCTTGCCTGAGGAACTACAGATCTGGGTTCAGCAACATAGTCCAAAAAGTGGCGAGGAAGCTGTGACCCTGTTGGAGGATTTGGAGAGGGAATTTGATGATCCAGGGCAGCAGCAG GGACCAGCAGTGCCGTGGAAGGATTTGACACGTCTTGGAACATCCCAAGAGTTAACAAACATCCAACTCCAGCCTTTAAAGACACAGCTGAAACCCTGGGAACCTTGCCTTTCCCCTAAAAGTG ATTGTGAGAACAGTGAATCAGCGACTAAGgacatttcaggagaaaaatcacaagGACTTCCCCAGGAACCTTCGTCTGGAGGAGTTAGTGAACACGAAAGCAATTTAGAGTGGCAACAAGAAAGTGCTACAGGGGAGAAATTAAGAAGATCCCCTTCCCACGGGGGCAGTTTTAGTCAAGTAATCTTCACACACAGATCTCTAGGAAAGAGAGACCATCATGAGCCTCAAAGCGGCTTGATTCTAAGTGCAAACTCTATAACTTATCAGAAAGTTGCTACAGAAGAGAGACCTTATAGATGTGATGTGTGTGGGCACAGCTTCAAACAGCATTCCTCTCTAACGCAACATCAGAGAATCCATACTGGAGAAAAGCCCTATAAATGTAACCAGTGTGGGAAGGCTTTCAGTTTGAGGTCATACCTTATTATTCATCAGAGAATTCACAGTGGTGAGAAAGCATATGAATgtagtgaatgtgggaaagccttcaatCAGAGCTCAGCCCTCATTAGACATCGCAaaattcatactggtgagaaggCTTGTAAATGTAACGAATGTGGCAAAGCATTCAGTCAAAGCTCCTATCTCATTATACATCAAAGAATTCACACTGGCGAGAAACCCTATGAGTGTAACGAGTGTGGGAAAACCTTTAGCCAAAGCTCAAAGCTTATTAGACACCAGCGAATTCATACGGGAGAGAGACCTTATGAgtgtaatgaatgtggaaaagcttTCAGGCAGAGTTCAGAGCTGATAACCCATCAGAGAATACATAGTGGAGAGAAGCCGTATGAATGTAATGAGtgtggaaaagctttcagtttgaGCTCAAACCTCATCAGACACCAGAGAATTCATAGTGGAGAGGAACCTTATCAGTGTAATGAATGTGGCAAAACCTTCAAAAGGAGCTCAGCCCTTGTTCAGCATCAAAGAATCCACTCTGGGGATGAAGCTTATAtctgtaatgaatgtgggaaggcTTTCAGGCACAGATCAGTCCTTATGCGCCACCAGAGAGTCCACACTGTAAAATAA